One Drosophila willistoni isolate 14030-0811.24 chromosome XL unlocalized genomic scaffold, UCI_dwil_1.1 Seg142, whole genome shotgun sequence genomic region harbors:
- the LOC6652998 gene encoding uncharacterized protein LOC6652998: protein MNLGGRIKHQAQRQVHGKPKRSTQPQHTRHNERITVEMQQNHRENSVEDDVEKSRRAVERKLMYLSEANHMAGPSRNVRARTSRGGAGEPLATAGGGAQNREASRKVPGANAAAEYAHKGKQAVKKCWQTAYPPQNATEKPSRVTGGHNVLKIESPRRNGLTPRDPLEDLDLTPSELNISRRMHDIIREAEYEEMCLMSKGGNTYGLHRLNSKPLSSYVHGQVKEQEPAPIPQPLYNCNLCAAKFNIRSLLAAHRRTHDDDFKIRFAKKRSKDSTTTLTCSNQCKFCDRKFELERTLHIHQMCHCKKISPQHRRKLQFTELAHEKKAPLPSFERNAATPNGDSGAAGDPGAINDDAFGAPHPDVSKRQLTHFTRNPIPRSILSGTERKR, encoded by the exons ATGAATTTAGGCGGTCGAATCAAACACCAGGCTCAGAGACAGGTGCATGGCAAACCGAAACGAAGTACACAGCCACAACACACACGTCACAATGAGCGGATCACTGTGGAAATGCAGCAAAATCATCGTGAAAACTCTGTGGAAGACGATGTCGAAAAGTCGCGCAGAGCTGTGGAACGTAAATTGATGTATCTATCGGAAGCAAATCATATGGCCGGTCCGTCGCGCAATGTACGTGCACGTACCTCACGTGGTGGTGCCGGTGAACCGCTAGCAACTGCTGGTGGTGGCGCCCAGAACAGAGAAGCGAGTCGCAAGGTTCCAGGTGCTAATGCTGCAGCTGAATACGCCCATAAAGGAAAGCAAGCGGTAAAGAAGTGCTGGCAAACCGCATATCCTCCACAGAATGCCACGGAGAAGCCATCTCGAGTAACTGGTGGACACAATG TACTTAAAATAGAATCACCAAGACGTAATGGCCTCACTCCACGTGACCCTTTAGAGGATCTTGATCTGACACCATCTGAATTGAATATATCTCGACGTATGCATGATATTATCCGGGAAGCCGAATACGAAGAAATGTGTTTGATGTCAAAAGGTGGAAATACCTATGGTCTCCATCGTTTAAATAGCAAGCCCCTGAGTTCATATGTGCATGGCCAAGTCAAAGAGCAAGAACCAGCTCCGATTCCTCAGCCACTGTACAACTGCAATCTGTGTGCTGCCAAATTCAACATTAGAAGCCTTCTTGCGGCCCATCGTCGTACTCATGATGACGATTTCAAAATACGCTTTGCGAAAAAACGTTCAAAGGATAGCACCACGACCCTGACCTGTAGCAATCAATGCAAATTTTGTGATCGCAAATTCGAGCTAGAACGGACTTTGCACATTCACCAAATGTGTCACTGCAAAAAGATTTCGCCCCAGCACAGGCGCAAGTTGCAATTCACTGAATTGGCCCACGAGAAGAAGGCCCCGTTGCCCAGTTTTGAACGCAATGCTGCAACACCAAATGGAGATTCTGGTGCCGCTGGTGATCCTGGTGCAATCAATGATGACGCTTTTGGCGCTCCACATCCAGATGTATCGAAGCGTCAATTAACACACTTCACCCGTAATCCCATTCCACGCTCGATACTTTCGGGCACGGAACGTAAGcgatag
- the LOC6652999 gene encoding histidine--tRNA ligase isoform X2: protein MSGTREEILDQIKVQGDLVRQLKAAKEPKEKIDEEVSRLLALKAKLGGDAPVNQKFTLKTPKGTRDYAPQQMTLRQGVLDKIVQVFKRHGGEAIDTPVFELKEVLTGKYGEDSKLIYDLKDQGGEILSMRYDLTVPLARYLAMNKISSIKRYHIAKVYRRDNPAMTRGRYREFYQCDFDIAGTYDPMIADAECVKIVAEILDTLDLGEYVIKLNHRQLLDGMFEACGVPADNFRAICSAVDKLDKSPWEDVRKEMVDEKGLDGATADKIGEYVRLSGGTELVEKLLADPKLKAVPNAVKGLEGMQLLLKYCSLLGLEKAISFDLSLARGLDYYTGVIYECVLKTEPPLSLPATPIKTSAQNGGDQQDQQGGGGIVGSVAGGGRYDNLVGMFDPRGKAVPCVGVSIGVERIFSVLEAKFAASKVKLRTNDVEVYVASAHKGLHEQRLRVLNQLWQAGVKAEHSYKLNPKLLAQLQHCEENQIPLAIILGDAELSQGVVKLREVVTRQEASVKLDDLAEEIIKRRPKD, encoded by the exons ATGAGTGGTACGCGTGAAGAGATTTTGGATCAAATTAAAGTGCAGGGCGATTTAGTGCGTCAATTAAAGGCAGCCAAGGAGCCAAAGGAGAAG ATAGATGAGGAAGTCTCTCGTCTATTGGCTCTGAAAGCCAAATTGGGTGGCGATGCACCGGTTAATCAAAAATTCACGCTGAAAACACCAAAAGGCACACGTGATTATGCGCCACAGCAGATGACCCTGCGGCAAGGTGTCCTCGACAAGATTGTACAGGTGTTTAAGCGTCACGGTGGCGAAGCTATCGATACGCCCGTCTTTGAACTCAAG GAAGTGCTGACCGGAAAATACGGTGAAGACTCGAAGCTTATATACGATCTTAAAGATCAGGGCGGCGAAATATTATCAATGCGCTATGATCTAACTGTACCATTGGCCCGCTATTTAGCCATGAATAAGATATCAAGCATAAAACGTTATCACATAGCCAAAGTGTATAGACGCGATAATCCTGCCATGACACGTGGACGTTATCGTGAGTTCTACCAATGTGATTTTGACATTGCCGGCACTTATGACCCGATGATTGCCGATGCGGAATGTGTGAAAATCGTAGCCGAAATTCTAGACACACTCGATTTGGGCGAATATGTGATTAAACTAAATCATCGTCAGCTGTTGGATGGCATGTTTGAGGCTTGCGGCGTGCCAGCGGATAACTTCCGTGCTATATGCTCGGCCGTCGATAAGTTGGATAAG TCACCATGGGAGGACGTGCGTAAGGAGATGGTTGATGAAAAGGGCCTAGATGGAGCTACAGCAGATAAAATTGGCGAATATGTGCGGCTGAGTGGGGGCACAGAGCTGGTTGAGAAACTTTTGGCCGATCCCAAACTGAAGGCTGTGCCCAATGCCGTCAAAGGTCTCGAAGGCATGCAATTACTTCTCAAATATTGTTCTCTCTTGGGCCTGGAGAAGGCAATCAGTTTCGATTTGAGTTTGGCCAGAGGTTTGGACTATTACACCGGAGTGATCTATGAATGTGTGCTAAAGACAGAGCCGCCATTAAGCCTACCAGCAACTCCGATTAAGACATccgctcaaaatggcggcgacCAGCAGGATCAACAGGGTGGCGGAGGGATTGTTGGCTCCGTAGCCGGTGGCGGGCGCTACGATAACTTGGTCGGAATGTTTGATCCACGTGGCAAGGCTGTACCCTGTGTGGGCGTGTCGATTGGCGTAGAGCGTATATTCTCGGTGCTAGAGGCCAAATTCGCGGCAAGCAAGGTGAAATTGCGTACCAATGATGTCGAGGTCTACGTGGCATCGGCCCACAAAGGCTTGCACGAGCAGCGCTTGCGTGTCCTCAATCAGCTGTGGCAGGCAGGCGTTAAA GCTGAACACTCGTATAAACTTAATCCAAAACTCTTGGCCCAGCTGCAGCATTGTGAGGAGAATCAAATTCCCTTGGCCATCATACTGGGAGATGCAGAATTGTCGCAAGGCGTGGTTAAGCTGCGCGAGGTAGTGACGCGGCAAGAGGCCAGCGTCAAATTGGATGACCTGGCCGAGGAGATAATTAAACGTAGACCAAAGGACTAA
- the LOC6652999 gene encoding histidine--tRNA ligase, cytoplasmic isoform X1 has protein sequence MLRSVFGRQWRCSATFQWCAMFQPSGGEVGKTGISAATTTTRTSQAHEQQQQQEIHKIDEEVSRLLALKAKLGGDAPVNQKFTLKTPKGTRDYAPQQMTLRQGVLDKIVQVFKRHGGEAIDTPVFELKEVLTGKYGEDSKLIYDLKDQGGEILSMRYDLTVPLARYLAMNKISSIKRYHIAKVYRRDNPAMTRGRYREFYQCDFDIAGTYDPMIADAECVKIVAEILDTLDLGEYVIKLNHRQLLDGMFEACGVPADNFRAICSAVDKLDKSPWEDVRKEMVDEKGLDGATADKIGEYVRLSGGTELVEKLLADPKLKAVPNAVKGLEGMQLLLKYCSLLGLEKAISFDLSLARGLDYYTGVIYECVLKTEPPLSLPATPIKTSAQNGGDQQDQQGGGGIVGSVAGGGRYDNLVGMFDPRGKAVPCVGVSIGVERIFSVLEAKFAASKVKLRTNDVEVYVASAHKGLHEQRLRVLNQLWQAGVKAEHSYKLNPKLLAQLQHCEENQIPLAIILGDAELSQGVVKLREVVTRQEASVKLDDLAEEIIKRRPKD, from the exons atgttGCGTTCAGTATTTGGCCGCCAGTGGCGCTGTAGTGCTACGTTTCAGTGGTGTGCAATGTTCCAGCCCTCTGGCGGCGAAGTTGGTAAAACCGGGAtttcagcagcaacaacaacaacaagaacaagccAAGCacatgaacaacaacaacaacaagaaatccATAAG ATAGATGAGGAAGTCTCTCGTCTATTGGCTCTGAAAGCCAAATTGGGTGGCGATGCACCGGTTAATCAAAAATTCACGCTGAAAACACCAAAAGGCACACGTGATTATGCGCCACAGCAGATGACCCTGCGGCAAGGTGTCCTCGACAAGATTGTACAGGTGTTTAAGCGTCACGGTGGCGAAGCTATCGATACGCCCGTCTTTGAACTCAAG GAAGTGCTGACCGGAAAATACGGTGAAGACTCGAAGCTTATATACGATCTTAAAGATCAGGGCGGCGAAATATTATCAATGCGCTATGATCTAACTGTACCATTGGCCCGCTATTTAGCCATGAATAAGATATCAAGCATAAAACGTTATCACATAGCCAAAGTGTATAGACGCGATAATCCTGCCATGACACGTGGACGTTATCGTGAGTTCTACCAATGTGATTTTGACATTGCCGGCACTTATGACCCGATGATTGCCGATGCGGAATGTGTGAAAATCGTAGCCGAAATTCTAGACACACTCGATTTGGGCGAATATGTGATTAAACTAAATCATCGTCAGCTGTTGGATGGCATGTTTGAGGCTTGCGGCGTGCCAGCGGATAACTTCCGTGCTATATGCTCGGCCGTCGATAAGTTGGATAAG TCACCATGGGAGGACGTGCGTAAGGAGATGGTTGATGAAAAGGGCCTAGATGGAGCTACAGCAGATAAAATTGGCGAATATGTGCGGCTGAGTGGGGGCACAGAGCTGGTTGAGAAACTTTTGGCCGATCCCAAACTGAAGGCTGTGCCCAATGCCGTCAAAGGTCTCGAAGGCATGCAATTACTTCTCAAATATTGTTCTCTCTTGGGCCTGGAGAAGGCAATCAGTTTCGATTTGAGTTTGGCCAGAGGTTTGGACTATTACACCGGAGTGATCTATGAATGTGTGCTAAAGACAGAGCCGCCATTAAGCCTACCAGCAACTCCGATTAAGACATccgctcaaaatggcggcgacCAGCAGGATCAACAGGGTGGCGGAGGGATTGTTGGCTCCGTAGCCGGTGGCGGGCGCTACGATAACTTGGTCGGAATGTTTGATCCACGTGGCAAGGCTGTACCCTGTGTGGGCGTGTCGATTGGCGTAGAGCGTATATTCTCGGTGCTAGAGGCCAAATTCGCGGCAAGCAAGGTGAAATTGCGTACCAATGATGTCGAGGTCTACGTGGCATCGGCCCACAAAGGCTTGCACGAGCAGCGCTTGCGTGTCCTCAATCAGCTGTGGCAGGCAGGCGTTAAA GCTGAACACTCGTATAAACTTAATCCAAAACTCTTGGCCCAGCTGCAGCATTGTGAGGAGAATCAAATTCCCTTGGCCATCATACTGGGAGATGCAGAATTGTCGCAAGGCGTGGTTAAGCTGCGCGAGGTAGTGACGCGGCAAGAGGCCAGCGTCAAATTGGATGACCTGGCCGAGGAGATAATTAAACGTAGACCAAAGGACTAA
- the LOC124460536 gene encoding uncharacterized protein LOC124460536, whose amino-acid sequence MDSDSAVKWLMLNAPFFVGHKHDYLDAMEDTENLVNVVTAMGYTEQQARFSLAKTKNNVEQAIQLLVEDNKDTNKQRRQRRRYKVLRHNLMGNPEVTNYAIAKLVQDQLNHNKGEEIRELINSRSVEFMESLLDSSSSSADEAEQGSSQEESQEESLSSSPSSASSSPPPSN is encoded by the coding sequence ATGGACTCAGACTCAGCTGTTAAGTGGCTTATGCTTAACGCGCCTTTTTTTGTTGGACACAAACACGACTATTTAGATGCAATGGAGGACACCGAAAACTTGGTAAACGTTGTCACCGCAATGGGCTATACCGAACAGCAAGCTCGTTTCTCTTTGGCCAAAACCAAGAACAATGTAGAGCAAGCCATTCAGTTATTAGTCGAAGACAACAAAGATACCAATAAGCAGCGTCGTCAGCGTCGACGCTATAAAGTCTTGCGTCACAACCTAATGGGCAATCCAGAGGTCACCAACTATGCCATAGCCAAATTGGTTCAGGATCAGTTGAACCATAACAAGGGCGAGGAGATACGGGAATTGATCAACAGTCGTAGTGTGGAATTCATGGAAAGTTTGCTGgactcatcatcatcatcggctGACGAAGCTGAACAAGGGTCGTCACAAGAGGAGTCACAGGAGGAATCCCTGTCGTCATCgccatcatcagcatcatcttCGCCACCGCCCAGTAACTAG